One segment of Panicum virgatum strain AP13 chromosome 3K, P.virgatum_v5, whole genome shotgun sequence DNA contains the following:
- the LOC120698746 gene encoding uncharacterized protein LOC120698746 isoform X1, which produces MQEANPAARRSPLRRATASSAAAARRRSVAPLARARAADGPPASMVIGRRTATAAAMSAHARAGMAVAVLWLLAVAAPAPAPRRILVDTDMDTDDLLALLYILKHSRAEFDVKAITINANEWSDAGHAVNHLYDILYMMGRDDVAVGVGGDGGISGVGDVRPDVGGYLPLIDQGMTTAGGCRYRQAIPPGRGGRLDVDTNSGVRRGFLPQGPRGYRPLRQPTAQRVMADTLSAGPTTVILLGAHTNLALLLMTRPHLRRNVERVYVSGGAVRAPGNLFTAAAANPAAEFNFFGDPFAAYQVLHSGVPVTMIPLDATNTIPVTEEFYAEFRRRRSTHEAQYCFQSLDEVLARQMRRPGGGHANTGYYMWDSFAAGVALSGMRHGEAGGVNEFAELEYMNITVVTSNEPYGARDGSNPFFDGRATPKFGLQEGGVHSGHVQTGIRDAFCLVPGGNRGRCEDGYTKEVSGPEAVRVHVATRAKPNADKSSPLNREFFKSFLEVLNLPENAGRFNISTQFPHYREILYKPDFRNVSRGKAVIFDMDMSPGDFVSLIYLLKEPREVIDLKAVLVSGNGWANIASIDIVYDVLHMMGRDDVPVGLGNTTSLGNPTLGCKNFYAIPHGSGGFIDSDTLYGLARSLPRSPRRYMSENLDHPERQQPHAYDVWQSIRKQLGPGEKITVLTSGPLTNLANISLSDIDASSVIERVYVVGGHIRDSGHDKGNVFTVPSNRYAEFNMFLDPLAAKTILESSLNITLIPLTVQRKVASFEGILAALEQHTQHTPESRFVHGLISLLQKLQRKQKLYDHMDIFLGEVLGAVYMVQGSNLEPSVKVKPVSIVANTTESTDGQILSRRKSANQLKILYNLNNGVFYNHLANSLANDKQSAVVGSFEEQKAIWSRPQKQFMTNIAKDMK; this is translated from the exons ATGCAGGAAGCCAACCCGGCCGCGAGGAGGAGTCCTCTCCGACGCGCAACCgcctcttccgccgccgccgcccgccgccgctccgtggCGCCCCTCGCACGCGCGCGagcagcggacggtccgccggcctCCATGGTCATCGGGCGGAGGacagccacggcggcggcgatgagcgCCCACGCAAGGGCGGGGATGGCCGTGGCCGTGCTGTGGCTCCTTGCGgtagcggcgccggcgccggcgccgcggcggatcCTGGTGGACACGGACATGGACACCGACGACCTGCTCGCGCTGCTCTACATCCTCAAGCACAGCCGCGCCGAGTTCGACGTCAAG GCCATTACCATCAACGCCAACGAGTGGAGCGACGCCGGGCACGCCGTCAACCACCTCTACGACATCCTCTACATGATGGGCCGCGACGacgtcgccgtcggcgtcggcggcgacggcgggataTCCGGCGTCGGCGACGTCCGCCCCGACGTCGGCGGCTACCTGCCACTGATCGACCAG GGAATGACGACGGCCGGAGGCTGCCGGTACCGGCAGGCCATCCCGccggggcgcggcgggcggctggACGTCGACACCAACTCCGGCGTCCGGAGGGGCTTCCTCCCGCAGGGTCCCCGTGGGTACCGCCCGCTCCGGCAGCCCACGGCTCAGCGGGTGATGGCGGACACACTCTCCGCCGGCCCGACCACGGTGATCCTCCTCGGCGCGCACACCAACCTCGCGCTCCTCCTCATGACGCGCCCGCACCTGCGGCGGAACGTGGAGCGCGTCTACGTCTCCGGCGGCGCCGTCAGGGCCCCGGGCAACCtgttcaccgccgccgccgccaacccggCCGCCGAGTTCAACTTCTTCGGCGACCCCTTCGCCGCGTACCAGGTGCTCCACTCGGGCGTCCCGGTCACGATGATCCCCCTCGACGCGACCAACACGATCCCCGTCACGGAGGAGTTCTACGCCGAGttccggcggcgccggagcactCACGAGGCGCAGTACTGCTTCCAATCGCTGGACGAAGTCCTGGCGCGGCAGATgaggcggcccggcggcggccatgccAACACG GGCTACTACATGTGGGactccttcgccgccggcgtggctcTCTCCGGCATGCGCCATGGTGAGGCCGGCGGCGTCAATGAGTTTGCCGAGCTTGAGTACATGAACATCACCGTGGTAACCTCCAACGAACCGTACGGCGCGCGCGACGGCTCGAACCCTTTTTTCGATGGCCGTGCTACTCCGAAGTTTGGACTGCAAGAGGGTGGAGTTCACAGTGGCCATGTTCAGACTGGGATCAGAGATGCCTTCTGCCTGGTGCCGGGAGGCAACAGAGGAAGATGTGAG GATGGATACACTAAGGAAGTGTCCGGTCCAGAAGCAGTCAGGGTGCACGTCGCAACGAGAGCGAAGCCGAACGCCGATAAAAGTAGCCCACTGAATAGGGAATTTTTCAAGAGCTTCCTAGAG GTTCTAAATCTCCCAGAAAACGCTGGCCGTTTCAACATAAGTACACAGTTCCCACATTACAGAGAAATTCTCTACAAGCCAGATTTCAGGAATGTAAGCAGGGGTAAGGCAGTTATTTTTGACATGGACATGAGCCCCGGAGATTTTGTGTCCCTCATATACCTCTTGAAGGAACCTAGAGAAGTAATTGATCTAAAG GCAGTTTTGGTCAGTGGCAATGGCTGGGCTAATATCGCGAGCATCGATATCGTTTACGACGTTCTACATATGATGGGCCGCGATGATGTCCCAGTCGGTCTTGGCAATACCACTTCATTGGGCAATCCAACCCTTGGTTGCAAAAATTTTTATGCTATTCCCCATGGCAGTGGTGGATTTATTGATTCAGACACATTGTATGGATTGGCTCGGTCACTGCCAAGAAGTCCTAGAAG GTACATGTCTGAAAATTTAGATCATCCGGAACGCCAGCAGCCACATGCTTATGATGTTTGGCAGTCAATCAGGAAGCAACTTGGTCCGGGTGAGAAGATCACAGTTCTTACCAGTGGACCTCTCACCAATCTGGCCAACATTTCACTCTCTGACATCGATGCAAGCTCTGTGATAGAG AGAGTTTATGTCGTCGGCGGACACATCAGAGATAGCGGTCATGACAAGGGAAATGTGTTCACGGTTCCATCGAACAGATATGCAGAGTTTAACATGTTCCTTGATCCACTGGCTGCAAAAACAATCCTAGAATCCAGTCTGAATATCACACTCATCCCTCTTACCGTGCAACGAAAGGTTGCTTCATTTGAGGGTATCCTTGCAGCTTTGGAGCAACACACGCAGCATACTCCCGAATCAAGGTTTGTCCATGGTTTGATCTCGCTGCTACAGAAACTTCAGAGGAAACAGAAATTGTATGATCACATG GACATATTTCTGGGAGAAGTTCTTGGTGCAGTTTACATGGTCCAAGGATCTAACTTGGAACCCTCTGTGAAAGTAAAGCCAGTAAGCATTGTTGCCAACACAACCGAAAGTACAGATGGGCAAATTTTGTCCAGGAGAAAGAGTGCAAACCAACTGAAAATACTTTATAATTTAAACAATGGAGTATTTTACAACCATCTggcaaattcattggcaaatgATAAGCAATCTGCCGTTGTTGGGAGCTTTGAAGAGCAAAAGGCAATTTGGAGCAGGCCACAAAAACAGTTCATGACAAACATAGCAAAGGATATGAAATAA
- the LOC120698746 gene encoding pyrimidine-specific ribonucleoside hydrolase RihA-like isoform X4, which translates to MQEANPAARRSPLRRATASSAAAARRRSVAPLARARAADGPPASMVIGRRTATAAAMSAHARAGMAVAVLWLLAVAAPAPAPRRILVDTDMDTDDLLALLYILKHSRAEFDVKAITINANEWSDAGHAVNHLYDILYMMGRDDVAVGVGGDGGISGVGDVRPDVGGYLPLIDQGMTTAGGCRYRQAIPPGRGGRLDVDTNSGVRRGFLPQGPRGYRPLRQPTAQRVMADTLSAGPTTVILLGAHTNLALLLMTRPHLRRNVERVYVSGGAVRAPGNLFTAAAANPAAEFNFFGDPFAAYQVLHSGVPVTMIPLDATNTIPVTEEFYAEFRRRRSTHEAQYCFQSLDEVLARQMRRPGGGHANTARLLHVGLLRRRRGSLRHAPW; encoded by the exons ATGCAGGAAGCCAACCCGGCCGCGAGGAGGAGTCCTCTCCGACGCGCAACCgcctcttccgccgccgccgcccgccgccgctccgtggCGCCCCTCGCACGCGCGCGagcagcggacggtccgccggcctCCATGGTCATCGGGCGGAGGacagccacggcggcggcgatgagcgCCCACGCAAGGGCGGGGATGGCCGTGGCCGTGCTGTGGCTCCTTGCGgtagcggcgccggcgccggcgccgcggcggatcCTGGTGGACACGGACATGGACACCGACGACCTGCTCGCGCTGCTCTACATCCTCAAGCACAGCCGCGCCGAGTTCGACGTCAAG GCCATTACCATCAACGCCAACGAGTGGAGCGACGCCGGGCACGCCGTCAACCACCTCTACGACATCCTCTACATGATGGGCCGCGACGacgtcgccgtcggcgtcggcggcgacggcgggataTCCGGCGTCGGCGACGTCCGCCCCGACGTCGGCGGCTACCTGCCACTGATCGACCAG GGAATGACGACGGCCGGAGGCTGCCGGTACCGGCAGGCCATCCCGccggggcgcggcgggcggctggACGTCGACACCAACTCCGGCGTCCGGAGGGGCTTCCTCCCGCAGGGTCCCCGTGGGTACCGCCCGCTCCGGCAGCCCACGGCTCAGCGGGTGATGGCGGACACACTCTCCGCCGGCCCGACCACGGTGATCCTCCTCGGCGCGCACACCAACCTCGCGCTCCTCCTCATGACGCGCCCGCACCTGCGGCGGAACGTGGAGCGCGTCTACGTCTCCGGCGGCGCCGTCAGGGCCCCGGGCAACCtgttcaccgccgccgccgccaacccggCCGCCGAGTTCAACTTCTTCGGCGACCCCTTCGCCGCGTACCAGGTGCTCCACTCGGGCGTCCCGGTCACGATGATCCCCCTCGACGCGACCAACACGATCCCCGTCACGGAGGAGTTCTACGCCGAGttccggcggcgccggagcactCACGAGGCGCAGTACTGCTTCCAATCGCTGGACGAAGTCCTGGCGCGGCAGATgaggcggcccggcggcggccatgccAACACGGCAA GGCTACTACATGTGGGactccttcgccgccggcgtggctcTCTCCGGCATGCGCCATGGTGA
- the LOC120698749 gene encoding uncharacterized protein LOC120698749 isoform X2, whose amino-acid sequence MRSVEGGWKTLVESQTLLRCLSTAPPFSSSSSSSSALFPPPLTPISSSHRRADLTSRRLHPRFPRAVVLLPQQEQYLSSVWAASAAVDSMDSTQHIHPDSDTSSLIFVM is encoded by the exons ATGAGGAGCGTGGAGGGGGGATGGAAGACCCTCGTGGAATCGCAGACCCTCCTCCGCTGCCTCTCCACTGCGCCACCCTtctcgtcctcgtcgtcgtcctcatcAGCGCTCTTTCCTCCACCGCTCACGCCGATCTCGTCATCTCATCGGAGG GCTGATCTGACTTCGCGTCGTTTGCATCCTCGCTTCCCTCGAG CAGTTGTTTTGTTACCGCAACAGGAGCAATATCTGTCATCAGTTTGGGCAG CCTCTGCGGCAGTGGATTCAATGGACTCGACACAGCACATCCATCCAGATTCTGACACAAGCAGTTTAATTTTTGTGATGTAg
- the LOC120698749 gene encoding uncharacterized protein LOC120698749 isoform X3, whose translation MRSVEGGWKTLVESQTLLRCLSTAPPFSSSSSSSSALFPPPLTPISSSHRRADLTSRRLHPRFPRVVLLPQQEQYLSSVWAASAAVDSMDSTQHIHPDSDTSSLIFVM comes from the exons ATGAGGAGCGTGGAGGGGGGATGGAAGACCCTCGTGGAATCGCAGACCCTCCTCCGCTGCCTCTCCACTGCGCCACCCTtctcgtcctcgtcgtcgtcctcatcAGCGCTCTTTCCTCCACCGCTCACGCCGATCTCGTCATCTCATCGGAGG GCTGATCTGACTTCGCGTCGTTTGCATCCTCGCTTCCCTCGAG TTGTTTTGTTACCGCAACAGGAGCAATATCTGTCATCAGTTTGGGCAG CCTCTGCGGCAGTGGATTCAATGGACTCGACACAGCACATCCATCCAGATTCTGACACAAGCAGTTTAATTTTTGTGATGTAg
- the LOC120698749 gene encoding uncharacterized protein LOC120698749 isoform X1, whose amino-acid sequence MRSVEGGWKTLVESQTLLRCLSTAPPFSSSSSSSSALFPPPLTPISSSHRRADLTSRRLHPRFPRVAAVVLLPQQEQYLSSVWAASAAVDSMDSTQHIHPDSDTSSLIFVM is encoded by the exons ATGAGGAGCGTGGAGGGGGGATGGAAGACCCTCGTGGAATCGCAGACCCTCCTCCGCTGCCTCTCCACTGCGCCACCCTtctcgtcctcgtcgtcgtcctcatcAGCGCTCTTTCCTCCACCGCTCACGCCGATCTCGTCATCTCATCGGAGG GCTGATCTGACTTCGCGTCGTTTGCATCCTCGCTTCCCTCGAG TTGCAGCAGTTGTTTTGTTACCGCAACAGGAGCAATATCTGTCATCAGTTTGGGCAG CCTCTGCGGCAGTGGATTCAATGGACTCGACACAGCACATCCATCCAGATTCTGACACAAGCAGTTTAATTTTTGTGATGTAg
- the LOC120698746 gene encoding uncharacterized protein LOC120698746 isoform X3, producing the protein MPTRQGYYMWDSFAAGVALSGMRHGEAGGVNEFAELEYMNITVVTSNEPYGARDGSNPFFDGRATPKFGLQEGGVHSGHVQTGIRDAFCLVPGGNRGRCEDGYTKEVSGPEAVRVHVATRAKPNADKSSPLNREFFKSFLEVLNLPENAGRFNISTQFPHYREILYKPDFRNVSRGKAVIFDMDMSPGDFVSLIYLLKEPREVIDLKAVLVSGNGWANIASIDIVYDVLHMMGRDDVPVGLGNTTSLGNPTLGCKNFYAIPHGSGGFIDSDTLYGLARSLPRSPRRYMSENLDHPERQQPHAYDVWQSIRKQLGPGEKITVLTSGPLTNLANISLSDIDASSVIERVYVVGGHIRDSGHDKGNVFTVPSNRYAEFNMFLDPLAAKTILESSLNITLIPLTVQRKVASFEGILAALEQHTQHTPESRFVHGLISLLQKLQRKQKLYDHMDIFLGEVLGAVYMVQGSNLEPSVKVKPVSIVANTTESTDGQILSRRKSANQLKILYNLNNGVFYNHLANSLANDKQSAVVGSFEEQKAIWSRPQKQFMTNIAKDMK; encoded by the exons atgccAACACGGCAA GGCTACTACATGTGGGactccttcgccgccggcgtggctcTCTCCGGCATGCGCCATGGTGAGGCCGGCGGCGTCAATGAGTTTGCCGAGCTTGAGTACATGAACATCACCGTGGTAACCTCCAACGAACCGTACGGCGCGCGCGACGGCTCGAACCCTTTTTTCGATGGCCGTGCTACTCCGAAGTTTGGACTGCAAGAGGGTGGAGTTCACAGTGGCCATGTTCAGACTGGGATCAGAGATGCCTTCTGCCTGGTGCCGGGAGGCAACAGAGGAAGATGTGAG GATGGATACACTAAGGAAGTGTCCGGTCCAGAAGCAGTCAGGGTGCACGTCGCAACGAGAGCGAAGCCGAACGCCGATAAAAGTAGCCCACTGAATAGGGAATTTTTCAAGAGCTTCCTAGAG GTTCTAAATCTCCCAGAAAACGCTGGCCGTTTCAACATAAGTACACAGTTCCCACATTACAGAGAAATTCTCTACAAGCCAGATTTCAGGAATGTAAGCAGGGGTAAGGCAGTTATTTTTGACATGGACATGAGCCCCGGAGATTTTGTGTCCCTCATATACCTCTTGAAGGAACCTAGAGAAGTAATTGATCTAAAG GCAGTTTTGGTCAGTGGCAATGGCTGGGCTAATATCGCGAGCATCGATATCGTTTACGACGTTCTACATATGATGGGCCGCGATGATGTCCCAGTCGGTCTTGGCAATACCACTTCATTGGGCAATCCAACCCTTGGTTGCAAAAATTTTTATGCTATTCCCCATGGCAGTGGTGGATTTATTGATTCAGACACATTGTATGGATTGGCTCGGTCACTGCCAAGAAGTCCTAGAAG GTACATGTCTGAAAATTTAGATCATCCGGAACGCCAGCAGCCACATGCTTATGATGTTTGGCAGTCAATCAGGAAGCAACTTGGTCCGGGTGAGAAGATCACAGTTCTTACCAGTGGACCTCTCACCAATCTGGCCAACATTTCACTCTCTGACATCGATGCAAGCTCTGTGATAGAG AGAGTTTATGTCGTCGGCGGACACATCAGAGATAGCGGTCATGACAAGGGAAATGTGTTCACGGTTCCATCGAACAGATATGCAGAGTTTAACATGTTCCTTGATCCACTGGCTGCAAAAACAATCCTAGAATCCAGTCTGAATATCACACTCATCCCTCTTACCGTGCAACGAAAGGTTGCTTCATTTGAGGGTATCCTTGCAGCTTTGGAGCAACACACGCAGCATACTCCCGAATCAAGGTTTGTCCATGGTTTGATCTCGCTGCTACAGAAACTTCAGAGGAAACAGAAATTGTATGATCACATG GACATATTTCTGGGAGAAGTTCTTGGTGCAGTTTACATGGTCCAAGGATCTAACTTGGAACCCTCTGTGAAAGTAAAGCCAGTAAGCATTGTTGCCAACACAACCGAAAGTACAGATGGGCAAATTTTGTCCAGGAGAAAGAGTGCAAACCAACTGAAAATACTTTATAATTTAAACAATGGAGTATTTTACAACCATCTggcaaattcattggcaaatgATAAGCAATCTGCCGTTGTTGGGAGCTTTGAAGAGCAAAAGGCAATTTGGAGCAGGCCACAAAAACAGTTCATGACAAACATAGCAAAGGATATGAAATAA
- the LOC120698746 gene encoding uncharacterized protein LOC120698746 isoform X2, whose product MQEANPAARRSPLRRATASSAAAARRRSVAPLARARAADGPPASMVIGRRTATAAAMSAHARAGMAVAVLWLLAVAAPAPAPRRILVDTDMDTDDLLALLYILKHSRAEFDVKAITINANEWSDAGHAVNHLYDILYMMGRDDVAVGVGGDGGISGVGDVRPDVGGYLPLIDQGMTTAGGCRYRQAIPPGRGGRLDVDTNSGVRRGFLPQGPRGYRPLRQPTAQRVMADTLSAGPTTVILLGAHTNLALLLMTRPHLRRNVERVYVSGGAVRAPGNLFTAAAANPAAEFNFFGDPFAAYQVLHSGVPVTMIPLDATNTIPVTEEFYAEFRRRRSTHEAQYCFQSLDEVLARQMRRPGGGHANTGYYMWDSFAAGVALSGMRHGEAGGVNEFAELEYMNITVVTSNEPYGARDGSNPFFDGRATPKFGLQEGGVHSGHVQTGIRDAFCLVPGGNRGRCEDGYTKEVSGPEAVRVHVATRAKPNADKSSPLNREFFKSFLEVLNLPENAGRFNISTQFPHYREILYKPDFRNVSRGKAVIFDMDMSPGDFVSLIYLLKEPREVIDLKFTELF is encoded by the exons ATGCAGGAAGCCAACCCGGCCGCGAGGAGGAGTCCTCTCCGACGCGCAACCgcctcttccgccgccgccgcccgccgccgctccgtggCGCCCCTCGCACGCGCGCGagcagcggacggtccgccggcctCCATGGTCATCGGGCGGAGGacagccacggcggcggcgatgagcgCCCACGCAAGGGCGGGGATGGCCGTGGCCGTGCTGTGGCTCCTTGCGgtagcggcgccggcgccggcgccgcggcggatcCTGGTGGACACGGACATGGACACCGACGACCTGCTCGCGCTGCTCTACATCCTCAAGCACAGCCGCGCCGAGTTCGACGTCAAG GCCATTACCATCAACGCCAACGAGTGGAGCGACGCCGGGCACGCCGTCAACCACCTCTACGACATCCTCTACATGATGGGCCGCGACGacgtcgccgtcggcgtcggcggcgacggcgggataTCCGGCGTCGGCGACGTCCGCCCCGACGTCGGCGGCTACCTGCCACTGATCGACCAG GGAATGACGACGGCCGGAGGCTGCCGGTACCGGCAGGCCATCCCGccggggcgcggcgggcggctggACGTCGACACCAACTCCGGCGTCCGGAGGGGCTTCCTCCCGCAGGGTCCCCGTGGGTACCGCCCGCTCCGGCAGCCCACGGCTCAGCGGGTGATGGCGGACACACTCTCCGCCGGCCCGACCACGGTGATCCTCCTCGGCGCGCACACCAACCTCGCGCTCCTCCTCATGACGCGCCCGCACCTGCGGCGGAACGTGGAGCGCGTCTACGTCTCCGGCGGCGCCGTCAGGGCCCCGGGCAACCtgttcaccgccgccgccgccaacccggCCGCCGAGTTCAACTTCTTCGGCGACCCCTTCGCCGCGTACCAGGTGCTCCACTCGGGCGTCCCGGTCACGATGATCCCCCTCGACGCGACCAACACGATCCCCGTCACGGAGGAGTTCTACGCCGAGttccggcggcgccggagcactCACGAGGCGCAGTACTGCTTCCAATCGCTGGACGAAGTCCTGGCGCGGCAGATgaggcggcccggcggcggccatgccAACACG GGCTACTACATGTGGGactccttcgccgccggcgtggctcTCTCCGGCATGCGCCATGGTGAGGCCGGCGGCGTCAATGAGTTTGCCGAGCTTGAGTACATGAACATCACCGTGGTAACCTCCAACGAACCGTACGGCGCGCGCGACGGCTCGAACCCTTTTTTCGATGGCCGTGCTACTCCGAAGTTTGGACTGCAAGAGGGTGGAGTTCACAGTGGCCATGTTCAGACTGGGATCAGAGATGCCTTCTGCCTGGTGCCGGGAGGCAACAGAGGAAGATGTGAG GATGGATACACTAAGGAAGTGTCCGGTCCAGAAGCAGTCAGGGTGCACGTCGCAACGAGAGCGAAGCCGAACGCCGATAAAAGTAGCCCACTGAATAGGGAATTTTTCAAGAGCTTCCTAGAG GTTCTAAATCTCCCAGAAAACGCTGGCCGTTTCAACATAAGTACACAGTTCCCACATTACAGAGAAATTCTCTACAAGCCAGATTTCAGGAATGTAAGCAGGGGTAAGGCAGTTATTTTTGACATGGACATGAGCCCCGGAGATTTTGTGTCCCTCATATACCTCTTGAAGGAACCTAGAGAAGTAATTGATCTAAAG TTTACTGAACTATTTTAG